A single Leishmania infantum JPCM5 genome chromosome 14 DNA region contains:
- a CDS encoding beta-ketoacyl-CoA synthase, giving the protein MVQLLESFRGDNVCQWMADHIEVPVLIVGLYMVMVLYIPDAYMKNREPFNLRQLNMAWNLLLTVFSICGAYYCLPQLYRTIFVPEFTVHDYTNGGHIQWKGGVYNAFCYWNNNIFYDGPVGAFVCLFILSKIPEMLDTAFLVFQKKPVIFLHWYHHVTVMLYCWHAFMYNISGGLVFAGMNYGVHSIMYFYYFICSCGYRKYVRPFASFITFLQIAQMVVGMFTEVYTLSILYFTNRRCDSNATNARLGFMMYLSYFILFSKLFYDSYLKPAPPHSAAAKHNDATAVPNGEPAAVKKAQ; this is encoded by the coding sequence ATGGTGCAGCTTCTCGAGTCCTTCAGGGGCGACAATGTCTGCCAGTGGATGGCCGACCACATCGAGGTGCCAGTTCTCATTGTGGGCCTGTACATGGTGATGGTGTTGTACATCCCTGACGCGTACATGAAAAACCGCGAGCCCTTCAATCTGCGCCAGCTGAACATGGCGTGGAACCTTCTGCTGACCGTCTTCTCCATCTGCGGCGCCTATTACTGCCTCCCGCAGCTGTATCGCACGATCTTTGTGCCGGAGTTCACCGTGCACGACTACACCAACGGTGGCCATATCCAGTGGAAAGGCGGCGTGTACAACGCGTTTTGCTACTGGAACAACAATATCTTCTACGATGGCCCCGTCGGCGCCTTCGTATGCCTCTTCATCCTCAGCAAGATCCCTGAGATGCTCGACACCGCCTTCCTTGTCTTTCAGAAGAAGCCCGTCATCTTCCTCCACTGGTATCACCACGTCACCGTCATGCTGTACTGCTGGCATGCGTTCATGTACAACATCTCCGGTGGCCTCGTGTTCGCTGGCATGAACTACGGCGTGCACTCCATCATGTACTTCTACTACTTCATCTGCTCCTGCGGGTACCGGAAGTACGTGCGCCCCTTCGCATCCTTCATCACCTTCCTCCAGATTGCGCAGATGGTGGTGGGGATGTTCACCGAGGTCTACACGCTTTCCATCCTCTACTTCACGAATAGGCGTTGTGACTCGAACGCGACGAATGCGCGGCTGGGCTTCATGATGTATCTGTCCTACTTCATCCTCTTCAGCAAGCTCTTCTACGATAGCTACCTGAagcccgcgccgccgcactcgGCTGCCGCGAAGCATAACGATGCCACCGCTGTCCCGAACGGCGAGCCGGCAGCAGTGAAAAAGGCTCAGTAG